A single region of the Arthrobacter sp. zg-Y820 genome encodes:
- a CDS encoding mycofactocin-coupled SDR family oxidoreductase, translated as MGRVEGKVAFITGVARGQGRSHAIRLAQEGADIIAVDLCDTIPGIGYPSSTEEDLAQTVKEVEALDRRIIATKADVRDRAALQRAIDTGVAELGRLDIVVANAGICIMKPWDEVTPEIWEETVGTNLTGVWNTVQLAAPHLVRAGGGAVVLTSSAAGLKGLPFLTPYVAAKHGVVGLMHAFATELAEHHIRVNSVHPTGVDTPMASGDGMAAMGGMLTDHPRVAGMMTNLLPVDITQPVDISNAVLFLASDEARYVTSLTMTVDAGNTQY; from the coding sequence ATGGGGCGTGTAGAAGGAAAGGTCGCATTCATTACCGGAGTAGCCCGGGGGCAGGGCCGCAGCCACGCGATCCGGCTCGCGCAGGAGGGCGCTGACATCATCGCCGTCGATCTCTGCGACACCATCCCGGGCATCGGATATCCCTCTTCCACCGAGGAGGACCTGGCCCAAACGGTGAAGGAAGTGGAAGCCCTGGACCGGCGGATCATCGCCACCAAGGCCGACGTCCGTGACCGGGCCGCCCTGCAGCGGGCGATCGACACCGGGGTGGCAGAGCTGGGCCGGCTGGACATTGTCGTGGCCAACGCCGGGATCTGCATCATGAAGCCGTGGGATGAGGTGACCCCGGAAATCTGGGAGGAAACTGTCGGCACCAACCTCACCGGTGTGTGGAACACCGTGCAGCTGGCGGCCCCGCATCTGGTTCGGGCCGGCGGCGGAGCCGTCGTCCTCACCAGTTCCGCGGCGGGCCTGAAGGGACTGCCGTTCCTGACCCCGTACGTCGCTGCCAAGCACGGCGTTGTCGGACTGATGCATGCCTTCGCCACCGAACTCGCCGAACACCACATCCGGGTCAATTCCGTCCACCCAACCGGCGTGGACACCCCGATGGCCTCAGGCGACGGCATGGCCGCCATGGGCGGGATGCTCACCGACCATCCGCGCGTCGCTGGCATGATGACCAACCTGCTGCCCGTGGACATCACCCAGCCGGTGGACATCAGCAACGCCGTCCTCTTCCTGGCCTCCGATGAGGCCCGCTATGTCACCTCACTAACAATGACCGTCGACGCCGGAAACACCCAGTACTAA
- a CDS encoding mycofactocin-coupled SDR family oxidoreductase, whose protein sequence is MGRVEGKVAFITGAARGQGRSHAVRLAQEGADIIAVDLCDAIPDIAYPSATEEDLEQTVKEVEALGRRIIAAKADVRDRVALQQALDAGVSEFGHLDVVVANAGIMIMRQWDEVTPEIWQDTISTNLTGAWNTVQLAAPYLVQAGGGSIILTSSSAGLKGLPFLSHYVASKHGVVGLMHAFATELAEHHIRVNSVHPAGVDTPMSAGDGLAAMNAMFAAHPRVGGMLTNLLPVELVQPEDIANAVLFLASDEARYVTSLAMTVDAGVTQY, encoded by the coding sequence ATGGGGCGTGTAGAAGGAAAAGTCGCTTTCATTACCGGAGCAGCCCGGGGACAGGGCCGCAGCCATGCCGTCCGACTGGCGCAGGAGGGCGCTGACATCATCGCCGTTGATCTCTGCGACGCCATTCCGGACATCGCATATCCCTCAGCGACGGAGGAGGACCTGGAGCAAACGGTTAAGGAGGTGGAGGCCTTGGGCCGGCGGATCATTGCAGCCAAGGCCGACGTCCGGGACCGAGTCGCTTTGCAGCAGGCTCTGGACGCGGGGGTGTCCGAATTCGGCCACCTCGACGTAGTGGTGGCCAACGCAGGAATCATGATCATGAGGCAGTGGGACGAGGTGACTCCGGAAATCTGGCAGGACACCATCAGCACCAACCTCACCGGCGCGTGGAACACCGTACAGCTGGCGGCGCCGTATCTGGTGCAGGCCGGCGGCGGGTCCATCATCCTCACCAGCTCCTCCGCGGGCTTGAAGGGGCTTCCGTTCCTCTCCCACTACGTTGCCTCGAAGCACGGCGTCGTCGGACTGATGCACGCCTTCGCCACCGAGCTCGCCGAACACCACATCCGGGTCAACTCCGTTCACCCAGCCGGCGTGGACACTCCCATGTCGGCCGGGGACGGACTGGCCGCCATGAACGCGATGTTCGCAGCACATCCGCGTGTCGGCGGCATGTTGACCAATCTCCTGCCGGTGGAACTGGTTCAGCCCGAGGACATTGCCAATGCCGTCCTCTTCCTGGCCTCTGACGAGGCCCGCTACGTCACATCACTGGCTATGACCGTCGACGCCGGCGTCACTCAGTACTAG
- a CDS encoding mycofactocin-coupled SDR family oxidoreductase, translating to MGRVEGKVAFVTGAARGQGRSHAIRLAQEGADIIAVDICRQMDTVHYPMATAEDLQQTVKDVEALDRRIVAIEADVRDFAALKAAVDEGVAELGRLDIVCGNAGIAGFARAEELSDAEWGDMMDVNLTGVWHTAKAAIPHLKAGGNGGSIILTSSTAGLMGIENSAHYVAAKHGVVGLMRALALELAPDMIRVNTVHPTGVDTDMIQNQVIYKLFAPDLADPTREQIAERFQPLNVLPIPWVEPVDISNAVLFLASDEARYITGVTLPVDAGATAK from the coding sequence ATGGGACGTGTCGAGGGAAAAGTAGCGTTTGTCACCGGTGCCGCCCGGGGGCAGGGACGCAGCCATGCCATCCGGCTGGCCCAGGAGGGCGCGGACATCATCGCCGTCGATATCTGCCGGCAAATGGACACCGTGCACTACCCGATGGCAACCGCTGAGGACCTGCAGCAGACAGTCAAGGACGTTGAAGCGCTGGACCGGCGGATCGTGGCCATTGAAGCCGATGTGCGGGACTTTGCAGCGCTGAAGGCTGCGGTGGATGAGGGGGTGGCCGAGCTGGGCCGGCTGGACATCGTCTGCGGCAACGCGGGAATAGCCGGTTTCGCCCGGGCGGAGGAGCTTTCCGATGCAGAGTGGGGCGACATGATGGACGTCAACCTCACCGGCGTCTGGCACACCGCCAAAGCTGCCATTCCGCATCTGAAAGCGGGAGGCAACGGCGGATCGATTATCCTGACCAGCTCCACCGCAGGCCTGATGGGCATCGAAAACTCGGCACACTATGTGGCAGCCAAGCACGGGGTGGTGGGCCTGATGCGCGCCCTGGCGCTCGAGCTCGCACCGGACATGATCCGGGTGAACACCGTCCACCCCACGGGGGTGGACACGGACATGATCCAGAACCAGGTCATCTATAAGCTCTTCGCCCCGGATCTGGCAGACCCGACGCGCGAGCAGATCGCCGAACGTTTCCAGCCACTTAACGTGCTGCCCATACCCTGGGTGGAACCTGTGGACATTTCCAACGCCGTGCTGTTCCTCGCCTCGGACGAAGCCCGGTACATCACCGGCGTGACCCTGCCCGTCGATGCCGGAGCCACAGCCAAATAA
- the mftC gene encoding mycofactocin radical SAM maturase (MftC is a radical SAM/SPASM enzyme that catalyzes the first two steps in biosynthesis of the electron carrier mycofactocin from the terminal Val-Tyr dipeptide of the precursor peptide MftA.), whose protein sequence is MTLLPDAPPRPTTLVDLFETGLDAPICLTWELTYACNLSCVHCLSSSGRRDPRELSTAECKGIIDELQRMQVFYVNIGGGEPTVRPDFWELVDYATAHQVGVKFSTNGVKVTPEVAARLAGSDYVDVQISLDGATAEVNDHVRGPGSYDTALRAMQNMADAGFTGFKISVVCTRQNIPQLDEFKAIADRYNAQLRLTRLRPSGRGADVWDELHPTAEQQRELYDWLVAHGEDVLTGDSFFHLSAYGGALPGLNMCGAGRVVCLIDPVGDVYACPFAIHDQFLAGNVRAPGGFTEVWRHSELFTELRSPQTGGACASCSFYDSCRGGCMAAKFFTGLPLDGPDPECVRGLGAEALEARTAETAPRSGVDHSHRTSPPRPRTGPVPVTISRRRVEQPPVSACAENPLAGFVPGPADPAGNGGCGDKCGCG, encoded by the coding sequence ATGACCCTGCTCCCGGATGCGCCGCCCCGGCCCACTACCCTCGTTGACCTGTTTGAGACCGGCCTGGACGCCCCGATTTGCCTGACCTGGGAGCTGACCTATGCCTGCAATCTCTCCTGCGTACACTGCCTGTCCAGCTCAGGCCGCCGCGATCCCCGCGAGCTGAGCACCGCGGAGTGCAAGGGGATCATCGACGAGCTTCAGCGCATGCAAGTCTTTTATGTGAACATTGGCGGCGGTGAGCCAACGGTGCGCCCCGATTTCTGGGAGCTTGTGGACTACGCCACAGCTCACCAGGTTGGGGTGAAATTCTCCACCAACGGTGTGAAGGTTACCCCGGAGGTTGCCGCGCGGCTGGCAGGCAGCGACTACGTGGACGTACAGATTTCCCTGGACGGAGCCACCGCCGAAGTCAATGACCACGTGCGCGGGCCAGGATCCTACGACACGGCTCTGCGGGCCATGCAAAACATGGCGGATGCCGGATTTACCGGCTTCAAAATTTCCGTGGTCTGCACCCGACAGAACATTCCGCAGTTGGACGAATTCAAGGCCATCGCCGACAGGTACAACGCCCAACTGCGCCTGACTCGTCTGCGACCCTCCGGCCGCGGCGCCGATGTGTGGGATGAGCTGCATCCCACGGCGGAGCAGCAGCGTGAACTCTACGACTGGCTCGTGGCCCACGGCGAGGACGTGCTGACCGGCGACTCCTTCTTCCACTTGTCCGCCTACGGCGGTGCGCTGCCGGGACTAAACATGTGCGGCGCCGGGCGGGTGGTTTGCTTGATTGATCCGGTCGGTGACGTCTACGCCTGTCCGTTCGCCATCCACGACCAGTTCCTGGCCGGCAACGTCCGCGCGCCGGGAGGCTTTACTGAAGTCTGGCGGCACTCTGAGCTCTTCACCGAGTTGCGCAGCCCGCAGACCGGCGGCGCGTGTGCCTCGTGTTCCTTCTATGATTCCTGCCGCGGCGGCTGCATGGCGGCCAAATTCTTCACCGGCCTGCCGCTGGACGGTCCCGATCCGGAATGTGTCCGCGGACTGGGCGCCGAAGCACTGGAGGCCCGGACGGCGGAAACCGCGCCGCGCTCCGGCGTCGACCATTCCCACCGGACCTCCCCTCCCCGGCCACGCACCGGCCCGGTTCCGGTCACCATTTCCCGGCGCCGGGTGGAGCAGCCTCCGGTGAGTGCCTGCGCCGAAAATCCGCTCGCCGGATTCGTCCCGGGGCCGGCGGATCCGGCAGGAAACGGCGGCTGCGGCGACAAGTGCGGCTGCGGCTGA
- the mftB gene encoding mycofactocin biosynthesis chaperone MftB (MftB, a small protein, is a peptide chaperone that assists the radical SAM enzyme MftC in performing two modifications to the C-terminal Val-Tyr dipeptide of the mycofactocin precursor peptide, MftA. MftB's role is analogous to the role of PqqD in the biosynthesis of PQQ, a cofactor that derives entirely from a Tyr and a Glu in the precursor PqqA.), with translation MQTFDLNSAWQLHPQVSVRPEPFGALLYHFGTRRLSFLKDRTLLALVRQLAEEPTARSACAAVGVGNGDLTRYQQALCTLATSAMLIERQP, from the coding sequence ATGCAGACGTTTGACCTCAACAGCGCCTGGCAGCTTCATCCCCAGGTTTCCGTCCGCCCTGAACCCTTCGGTGCCCTCCTTTATCATTTCGGAACCCGACGGCTCTCCTTCCTAAAGGACCGGACGCTGCTGGCCCTGGTGCGGCAGCTTGCCGAGGAACCCACGGCCCGCTCGGCCTGTGCCGCAGTTGGCGTCGGCAACGGCGATCTAACCCGGTACCAGCAGGCACTCTGCACCCTGGCCACTTCCGCAATGCTCATTGAGAGGCAGCCATGA
- the mftA gene encoding mycofactocin precursor MftA (Mycofactocin is a small molecule electron carrier derived from the final two amino acids, Val-Tyr, of MftA, the mycofactocin precursor. It plays a role in redox homeostasis and the metabolism of alcohols and aldehydes in Actinobacteria, including Mycobacterium tuberculosis.) encodes MISNTAATEKSASDSAAQDPEFSEDLLVEEVSIDGMCGVY; translated from the coding sequence ATGATCTCGAACACCGCTGCCACTGAAAAATCCGCATCCGACTCGGCTGCCCAGGATCCGGAATTCTCCGAGGACCTGTTGGTGGAGGAAGTCTCCATCGACGGCATGTGCGGCGTGTACTAG
- the mftR gene encoding mycofactocin system transcriptional regulator (MftR, the mycofactocin system transcriptional regulator, is an uncharacterized TetR family DNA-binding transcription factor. Its role is inferred by context. It occurs as part of the biosynthesis locus for mycofactocin, a partially characterized electron carrier derived from the terminal Val-Tyr dipeptide of the precursor peptide MftA, through a radical SAM enzyme-mediated process.) yields MDISAAAEPIRSGRKPVTTKEELSHVALALFNHRGFDRVTVDDIAAAAGIGRRTFFRYFASKNDLPWGDFEALLERMAEYLRSLPAEQPLIAGLCSAVIEFNRFPPEEAPFHRQRMELLLHVPTLLAHSTLRYAAWRQVVAEHVAQRLDVPEDSLKPQAIAWGLLGLCLAAYEQWLRSDASDLTQLLRESLKLVDGVGDRP; encoded by the coding sequence TTGGACATTTCAGCTGCTGCGGAGCCGATCCGATCCGGCCGCAAGCCGGTGACGACAAAGGAGGAGCTCAGCCATGTGGCGCTTGCCCTGTTCAATCACCGTGGATTCGACCGGGTCACCGTTGATGACATCGCTGCCGCCGCCGGCATTGGCCGCCGCACGTTTTTCCGCTATTTCGCGTCCAAGAATGATCTTCCCTGGGGAGATTTCGAGGCGCTGCTGGAGCGGATGGCTGAGTATCTGCGGTCGCTGCCGGCGGAGCAGCCACTGATTGCCGGATTGTGCAGTGCCGTTATTGAGTTCAACCGTTTTCCACCGGAGGAAGCCCCATTTCACCGGCAGCGGATGGAACTGCTGCTGCATGTGCCGACGCTGCTGGCACACTCCACCCTGCGCTACGCGGCCTGGCGCCAGGTGGTCGCAGAGCACGTGGCCCAGCGGCTGGACGTACCGGAAGATAGCCTGAAACCGCAGGCTATCGCGTGGGGGCTGCTGGGGCTGTGCCTGGCGGCATACGAACAGTGGCTTCGCTCCGATGCCTCGGACCTGACGCAGCTGCTTCGGGAATCCCTCAAACTTGTAGATGGCGTTGGGGACCGACCCTAG
- a CDS encoding chloride channel protein, protein MSEPVNDGTLEHNRVRTLVPLAVPAILIGVVSALVLFALDELSLLLQHLLWDNLPAAVGADPQGGWWIFGTLTLTGLGVGLIARFVPGHAGPDSAESELAESALPISVVPSLAAAAVLGLAGGVSLGSENPIIAINAAILTVLVGRLFRCVPPRLILGLTVAGTVGALFGTPVAAALLFTGMAGAMGGGGALFDKLFLPLASAGTGAVTMTLLGGTLLHITLPPMAAPTDGTCWRALSLPRWPQPSPWLASPRLPGCTVASAGSGIRCSTRCSAAR, encoded by the coding sequence ATGTCCGAACCCGTAAACGACGGTACGCTCGAGCACAACCGTGTCCGGACCCTGGTTCCGCTCGCCGTTCCGGCGATCCTGATCGGTGTGGTGTCGGCACTGGTGCTCTTTGCCCTTGATGAACTCAGCCTGTTGCTGCAGCACCTGCTGTGGGACAACCTGCCCGCCGCCGTCGGTGCCGATCCGCAGGGCGGCTGGTGGATTTTCGGCACCCTGACCCTCACCGGACTCGGCGTTGGCCTCATTGCGCGGTTCGTGCCCGGACACGCCGGCCCGGATTCCGCGGAGTCGGAACTGGCCGAATCGGCCCTGCCGATCAGCGTGGTGCCCAGCCTGGCGGCCGCGGCGGTTCTGGGGCTGGCAGGCGGCGTCAGCCTGGGCTCGGAAAACCCGATCATCGCCATCAATGCTGCAATCCTGACGGTGCTGGTCGGACGCCTGTTTCGGTGTGTTCCGCCCCGGCTCATCCTGGGGCTGACGGTCGCCGGAACCGTGGGCGCACTGTTCGGCACACCGGTGGCTGCGGCGCTGCTCTTCACCGGGATGGCCGGCGCGATGGGCGGCGGCGGAGCCCTGTTCGACAAACTTTTCCTGCCGCTTGCTTCCGCCGGCACCGGGGCCGTCACCATGACCCTGCTGGGCGGCACCCTGCTGCACATCACACTGCCGCCAATGGCAGCCCCAACGGATGGGACGTGCTGGCGGGCTTTGTCATTGCCCCGCTGGCCGCAGCCTTCGCCCTGGTTGGCGTCGCCGCGTTTACCAGGGTGCACCGTGGCTTCCGCCGGCTCCGGAATCCGGTGCTCTACACGATGCTCGGCGGCGCGCTGA
- a CDS encoding chloride channel protein has product MAPLAAAFALVGVAAFTRVHRGFRRLRNPVLYTMLGGALMGVLGVIGGPSTLFKGAEESAELLAHRGDDSAWTLVLLAAVKLAALVIAAAAGFRGGRIFPAVFVGVAVGLAASALVPSLPVSLAVSAAVLGVVIAVARDGWMALFIAVVITGDVDVTAVLRLAVLPAWLVVTNARTCWRPTTAEAALVPKVSFARCGELGTSAAAPL; this is encoded by the coding sequence ATTGCCCCGCTGGCCGCAGCCTTCGCCCTGGTTGGCGTCGCCGCGTTTACCAGGGTGCACCGTGGCTTCCGCCGGCTCCGGAATCCGGTGCTCTACACGATGCTCGGCGGCGCGCTGATGGGCGTCTTGGGTGTGATCGGCGGCCCGAGCACACTGTTCAAAGGCGCCGAGGAATCGGCCGAGCTGCTGGCACACCGCGGCGATGATTCAGCCTGGACCTTGGTGCTCCTGGCGGCCGTGAAACTCGCGGCCCTGGTGATCGCGGCAGCGGCGGGCTTCCGCGGCGGCCGGATCTTCCCGGCAGTGTTTGTCGGTGTGGCGGTGGGGCTGGCCGCCTCGGCCCTGGTTCCGTCATTGCCCGTCAGCCTCGCGGTGTCCGCGGCTGTGCTCGGAGTAGTCATCGCTGTCGCCCGCGACGGCTGGATGGCCCTGTTTATCGCCGTCGTCATCACCGGCGACGTGGACGTGACGGCCGTTCTGCGCCTGGCGGTGCTGCCGGCCTGGCTTGTGGTCACCAATGCCCGCACATGCTGGCGGCCGACGACGGCGGAAGCCGCGTTGGTGCCTAAAGTCTCCTTTGCGCGGTGCGGGGAACTGGGGACATCGGCGGCGGCCCCGTTATAA
- a CDS encoding Lsr2 family protein yields the protein MAQKKQVLLIDDLNGEDAQETVKFALDGAQYEIDLTTEHAAELREKLSPYLSSGRRLRGAAAGRTARRESAPRSDDSRKIREWAIANGYTPSARGRISQEIREAYSSANK from the coding sequence GTGGCTCAGAAAAAACAAGTTCTCCTGATTGACGACCTCAACGGCGAAGATGCGCAGGAAACTGTGAAGTTCGCCTTGGACGGCGCTCAATATGAAATCGACCTGACAACCGAGCATGCGGCCGAACTTCGCGAGAAGCTAAGTCCGTATCTTTCCAGCGGACGGCGGCTGCGCGGTGCAGCAGCCGGCCGCACTGCACGACGTGAAAGCGCACCGCGCAGTGACGACAGCCGAAAGATCCGTGAATGGGCGATTGCCAACGGCTATACGCCAAGCGCCCGCGGCCGGATCAGCCAGGAAATTCGAGAGGCTTACAGCTCCGCGAATAAGTGA
- a CDS encoding cobalamin-independent methionine synthase II family protein translates to MPMTLDRISTSHAGSLPRTAELITANAARTFAEDGFTLERTPEFDALLTTAVVDLVQRQKNLGITIPGDGEYGKAMSNAVDYGAWWTYSFQRTSGLELTDFNPITAEPIRSGPGDIRLTSFADRRDWTQFAAAYSDPESGIQLGRNATAFPTATGPISYIGRDALNSDIANLKAGLAAADLPTGFITSLSPGSASRIGNEYYRSEEEFIYAWADVLREEYKAIVDAGLIVQIDDPSVAENWDQINPEPSVEDYQRFTRIRVDALNHALRGLPEEQVRFHVCWGSWHGPHTTDIGFEHIVDLVLGINAGSYSFEAGNVRHEHEWTIWQDRQLPDGKVLVPGVVSHATNVVEHPELVAQRIERFASLVGRENVIAGTDCGLGGRLHPDIAVAKLESLGRGAEIATNRLFHGAAAAH, encoded by the coding sequence ATTCCCATGACGCTTGACCGCATTTCCACCAGCCACGCCGGTTCGCTGCCCCGCACCGCGGAACTGATAACCGCCAATGCGGCCCGCACCTTCGCCGAAGACGGTTTCACGCTCGAACGCACCCCAGAGTTTGACGCACTGTTGACCACCGCCGTCGTCGACCTGGTTCAGCGCCAGAAGAACCTCGGCATTACCATCCCGGGCGACGGCGAATACGGCAAAGCGATGTCCAATGCCGTCGACTACGGGGCCTGGTGGACATACAGTTTCCAACGGACTTCAGGTCTGGAACTCACAGATTTCAATCCCATCACTGCAGAGCCCATTCGAAGTGGACCCGGCGACATTCGGCTGACCTCTTTTGCCGACCGGCGGGACTGGACCCAATTTGCCGCTGCCTATTCGGATCCGGAAAGCGGGATTCAGCTCGGCCGGAACGCCACGGCCTTTCCCACAGCCACCGGTCCCATCAGCTACATCGGCCGCGACGCCCTGAACAGCGACATAGCAAACCTCAAGGCCGGCCTCGCGGCCGCGGATCTTCCCACCGGTTTTATCACCTCGTTGTCGCCGGGTTCGGCCAGCCGAATCGGCAATGAGTACTACCGGAGCGAAGAGGAATTCATTTATGCCTGGGCCGACGTCCTCCGCGAGGAATACAAAGCCATCGTGGACGCGGGGCTGATTGTGCAGATCGATGACCCATCCGTCGCCGAAAACTGGGACCAGATTAATCCCGAGCCCAGCGTCGAGGACTACCAGCGGTTTACCCGGATCCGGGTGGATGCACTGAACCATGCCCTGCGGGGGTTGCCGGAAGAGCAGGTGCGCTTCCATGTCTGCTGGGGTTCCTGGCACGGTCCGCACACCACCGACATTGGGTTCGAGCACATCGTGGATCTGGTGCTGGGCATCAACGCCGGCTCCTATTCCTTCGAGGCCGGCAACGTGCGCCACGAGCACGAATGGACCATCTGGCAGGATCGGCAGCTTCCCGACGGCAAGGTCCTGGTTCCGGGCGTGGTCTCCCATGCGACCAACGTGGTGGAGCATCCCGAACTGGTGGCCCAGCGGATTGAGCGCTTCGCCTCCCTGGTGGGCCGGGAAAACGTCATCGCGGGCACCGACTGCGGGCTTGGCGGCCGCCTGCATCCGGACATCGCAGTTGCCAAGCTGGAGTCGCTGGGGCGTGGCGCTGAAATTGCCACGAACCGACTTTTTCACGGAGCGGCCGCCGCACACTAA
- a CDS encoding acyl-CoA dehydrogenase family protein yields MTTETIRSGFDPTAVQDVDSDLYLLDNLLDDETKDVQARVRAFVDTDLLPVINGYWERAEVPFELVPKLAALNIAGGTIKGYGCPGLSRMAASVAAAELARGDGSINTFFGVHSGLAMGSIDMLGSEEQKQRWLPAMARFEKIGAFALTEPEHGSDSVSLETSARREGDTYVLNGGKRWIGNASFADVVVIFARDEADDAVKAFVMEKDDDGNHPAGYNAEVITGKIGKRAVLQPNIVIEDLRIPAENRLENCNSFKDVNKVLAATRGGVAWEALGHAVAAYEIAVAYAKTRVQFGKEIGRFQLVQNKLANMLAQLTAIKLTCFRLNELADQGVMTSPMASMAKMFAARQGRWICSEARDIMGGNGLLLENHVARHLTDMEVVFNYEGTDSMQSLILGRHITGFSAFA; encoded by the coding sequence ATGACCACAGAGACCATCCGTTCCGGTTTTGATCCGACGGCAGTGCAGGACGTCGACAGCGACCTGTACCTGCTGGACAACCTGCTCGACGACGAAACAAAGGACGTGCAGGCCAGGGTTCGGGCGTTTGTGGATACCGACCTGCTGCCGGTCATCAACGGGTACTGGGAACGGGCGGAAGTTCCGTTTGAGCTGGTTCCCAAGCTTGCGGCCCTGAACATTGCCGGCGGAACCATCAAGGGGTACGGCTGCCCGGGACTGAGCCGGATGGCGGCCTCCGTGGCGGCGGCGGAACTGGCCCGCGGCGACGGTTCGATCAACACCTTTTTTGGAGTGCACTCCGGCCTGGCGATGGGCAGCATCGACATGCTGGGCAGCGAGGAGCAGAAACAGCGCTGGCTGCCGGCCATGGCCCGGTTCGAGAAAATCGGCGCCTTCGCCCTGACCGAGCCGGAGCACGGGTCCGATTCGGTCTCGCTCGAAACGTCCGCCCGCCGCGAGGGGGACACCTATGTCCTGAACGGGGGCAAGCGGTGGATCGGCAACGCGAGCTTTGCCGACGTCGTCGTTATTTTCGCCCGCGATGAAGCCGACGACGCGGTGAAGGCATTCGTGATGGAAAAGGACGACGACGGCAATCATCCGGCCGGCTACAACGCCGAGGTCATCACCGGCAAGATCGGCAAGCGCGCCGTCCTGCAGCCCAACATCGTCATTGAGGACCTTAGGATTCCGGCCGAGAACCGGCTGGAGAACTGCAACTCCTTCAAAGACGTCAACAAGGTCCTGGCCGCAACCCGCGGGGGAGTGGCGTGGGAGGCCCTGGGGCATGCCGTTGCGGCCTACGAGATTGCCGTCGCTTACGCGAAGACCCGGGTGCAGTTCGGAAAGGAGATCGGCAGGTTCCAGCTGGTGCAGAACAAGCTGGCCAACATGCTGGCCCAGCTTACCGCCATCAAGCTGACCTGCTTCCGCCTCAACGAACTCGCGGACCAGGGCGTCATGACCAGTCCCATGGCGTCGATGGCGAAGATGTTCGCCGCCCGGCAGGGTCGCTGGATCTGTTCAGAGGCCCGCGACATCATGGGCGGCAACGGCCTGCTGCTGGAGAACCATGTTGCCCGGCACCTGACCGACATGGAGGTAGTCTTCAACTACGAGGGCACTGATTCGATGCAGTCGCTGATCCTCGGGCGGCACATTACCGGCTTCTCCGCGTTCGCCTAG